A region of Aquarana catesbeiana isolate 2022-GZ linkage group LG08, ASM4218655v1, whole genome shotgun sequence DNA encodes the following proteins:
- the LOC141104524 gene encoding uncharacterized protein codes for MEEEWHHMTKKILDLTLEIIYLLNGENYIAFKLSAGLAPSNMKKTSSSFMEPLSHSLRKDKKKILEVTQKMIELLTREVMLDVNQTDCRTEPMDEEEEPYAMGDDLYKKKEFPPEISTDPGETRATQTNVKAEEEEEIEVMIKEEEVLLEISTHGGTEDIGGTSGSLGESPNALNFHPAVYGVGLLSDPSTHSGSFSNHSPPVNYPTAHCRSERFPFSGDSFNQREDLTSHEPGHEGEKPYSCPECGKCFPRKQELIGHQRTHTAMKSFSCSECGRCFTRRGSLTEHQRIHTGMKPFSCSDCGKSFSQKSTFYAHRKVHTGEKPFSCLECGRGFSKKYHLTLHERSHTGEKPYSCMECGRGFAQKSLLIGHVRIHTGEKPHSCAECGKRFTLRSNLVSHEKVHARIKPYSCSECEKCFPSRDQLTIHQSTHRVEKRYSCSECGRCFSEIDPLLLHLRTHTEQNVQSYS; via the exons ATGGAGGAGGAGTGGCATCACATGACTAAGAAAATATTAGACCttaccctggagatcatctacttactgaatggagag AATTATATAGCGTTCAAGTTATCTGCTGGCTTGGCTCCTTCCAACATGAAGAAGACATCAAGTTCCTTCATGGAGCCTCTATCTCACTCTTTGAGAAAAGACAAGAAGAAGATCCTAGAAGTAACCCAGAAAATGATTGAACTGCTGACAAGGGAG GTGATGCTGGATGTAAACCAGACTGACTGTAGAACTGAACCCATGGATGAAGAAGAGGAGCCATATGCGATGGGTGATGATCTGTATAAGAAGAAGGAATTCCCTCCAGaaatcagcacag ACCCCGGAGAGACCAGAGCTACTCAGACAAATGTCAAAGCTGAAGAAGAGGAAGAAATAGAAGTAATGATTAAAGAGGAAGAAGTTCTTTTGGAGATCAGCACAC ATGGTGGAACTGAAGATATAGGTGGCACATCTGGTTCTTTAGGAGAAAGCCCCAATGCTCTAAATTTCCATCCAGCAGTTTACGGAGTAGGTCTATTATCTGATCCCTCTACACACAGCGGAAGTTTCTCCAATCACTCGCCTCCTGTCAATTATCCTACAGCTCATTGTAGAAGTGAAAGATTCCCTTTTTCTGGTGATTCTTTTAACCAGAGGGAGGACCTCACTTCACACGAGCCAGGTCACGAAGGGGAGAAGCCATACTCCTGTccagaatgtgggaaatgtttcccTCGGAAACAGGAACTCATTGgtcaccagagaactcacacagctaTGAAGTCCTTTTCATGTTCTGAATGTGGGAGATGTTTTACCCGGAGAGGCAGTCTCACTGAACACCAGAGAATCCACACAGGAATGAAGCCATTTTCATGTTCGGACTGTGGGAAAAGCTTTAGCCAGAAGTCAACTTTTTACGCCCATAGAAAagttcacacgggggagaagccgttttcatGTTTGGAATGTGGAAGAGGTTTTTCCAAAAAATACCATCTTACTTTACACGAGAGGAGTCACACGGGAGAGAAACCATATTCGTGTATGGAATGCGGGAGAGGTTTTGCCCAGAAGTCTCTACTGATCGGGCATGTAAGGATTCATActggggagaagccgcattcctgtgcGGAGTGCGGAAAAAGGTTTACTCTGAGATCAAACCTGGTTTCACATGAAAAAGTTCATGCAAGGATAaagccttattcatgttcagaatgTGAAAAATGTTTTCCATCAAGAGATCAACTTACAATACACCAGTCCACTCATAGGGTGGAGAAGCGCTATTCATGTTCGGAATGTGGAAGATGTTTTTCTGAGATAGATCCTCTTCTTCTACACCTGAGAACTCACACAGAGCAAAATGTGCAGTCATATTCCTAA